The genomic DNA ACCACGACGGCGTGGGGCGACGATGCGACGTCGTTCTTCACCGGAACGTTCCTCGAGGTCGGCGAGGCCGGCGTCTCGATGGACTTCGTGCCGCAGGTGTTGTGGCCGCTGATCGCAGTCTGGGTGGTGACCATCGTCATCCTGGTGGCCGGCGTGCGGAAGGGCATCGGCCGCGCCAATGCCGTCTTCATGCCGCTGTTGATCATCATGTTTGCCCTGCTGGTGGTGTCCTCGCTGTTCCTGCCGGGCGCCTCCGAGGGCCTGAACGCGTTCTTCACCCCGAACTGGGAGGCTCTGGGGGATCCCACCGTGTGGGCTGCCGCGTATGGTCACATCTTCTTCTCGCTCTCCATCGCGTTCGGCATCATGGTCACCTACTCGTCCTACCTGAAGCGCAAGACGGACCTGACCGGCTCCGGCATGGTGGTGGCATTCTCCAACTCGGCGTTTGAGATCCTCGCCGGCATTGGCGTCTTCGCGGCGATCGGCTTCATGGCCGTTGCCGCGGGAACCTCCGTGGAGGATTCCGCCGCTGGCGGTGTGGGTCTGGCCTTCATGGCCTTCCCGACCATCATTTCCGAGGCGCCGTTTGGCGCCATCTTGGGCGTGCTGTTCTTCGGTTCGCTCGTGTTCGCGGGCCTGACCTCGTTGACCTCCATCGTGGAAGTCATTATCTCGGCGGTAAAGGACAAGATGGGCTGGGGTCGCCGCGCTGCGGCGCTGGCGGTGACGCTGCCGCTGGCCGTCGTGTCCATTCTGCTGTTTGGTACGACCACCGGCCTGCACGTGCTGGACATCGCGGACGCCTTCGTGAACCAGTTCGGCATCCTCTTCGGCGCGTTCGTGACCGTGGTGATCGTGGCCTGGTTCGCCCGCAAGCTGCCGGTGCTCTCCGACCACCTGAACCTCTACGGATCGATCAAGATGCGCAAGGTCTGGATCGGCCTGGTCGGCATTGTGGCCCCGATTGTATTGGGCTACATCTCCTACCAGCAGTTCGACGCGTTCCTGTCCGAGCCGTATGGCGGCTACCCGGAGTGGATGCTGAACACCTTCGGTTGGGGCATGGCGGCCGGCTTGGTGATCGTCGCGATCCTCCTGACGCTCATTCCATGGTCCAAGCGGTCCATGCTGCATGACGATTCCGAGTACGAGGCCATCAAGGCGCATGAGGATCAGCTCACCGGTCAGATCCCGGTGGCCGATTCGGCACAGAAGGAGAACTGAGATGACTGCAACCGCGATTATCGTCATGATCATCGCCCTCGTGGTGGTGTGGGGTGGCCTCGTGGCCGCACTGGTTAACCTGTCCAAGCACCCGGAGGAAGAGGACGATCTGCCCGTAGCGGTCGCCCCCGAAAACTCGTGAGCCCGGCCCGGGCGGCACCGCCCGGGCACGTCGGGTCACCTGCAGGGTAGACGACGGCGCGGTTCCCCGTGATGCGTCACGGGGAACCGCGCCGTTGTCGTTTCTTGAAGCCCGGCCCACGAGGCCAACATCGGCCCCCTAGGTGCGGCTCCGTGGGCGTCGGCGGAAGAGATCCACGGTGAGGATGCCGATGGCCACCCAGACGAGCGCGAAGCCGGCCCACCGCTCCGGCGGCATTGGTTCATGGAAGACCAGCAGGGCGATGAGAAATTGGGCGGTCGGCGCGATGTACTGCAGGCTTCCGACGACGGAGAGGGGCAGGCGCGTTGCGGCGGCGCCGAAGAACAACAGCGGCGTCGCGGTGATGACGCCGAGGCCCAGCAGCAGCCAGAAGTGGCCAGGACCGAGGCTGAACGCCGTCGCCTGTCCGGTCGAGCCCAGGACGGCCAAGGTGATGAGAGCGGGGACCACGAGGACGGCGGTTTCCACGGTCAGCGACGCCACCGCCGTCGTGCCCCGACCGACGCGGTTCTTGGCGTAGCCGTACAGTGCGAACGTGGTGGCCAGCAGGAGCGATACCCACGGCACGGAGCCGTAGGCGATGGCCATGATGAGCACCGCCGCGATGGCGGCGCCGATGGCGGCGAACTGGAGGCGAGAGAGTTTCTCGCCCAGGATCAGGACGCCGAGGGCGATGGAGAGCAGCGGGTTGATGTAGTACCCCAGCGAGGCTTCGAGCGCATGACCGCTCAGCACGGCGAACGCGAACGTCAGCCAGTTGACGCCGATGAGCAGGGACGCAGCGGCCAACCACGCCAGCGCCCGGGGGCGGCGTACCAACGCGCCGAGCACGCGCCACTGCTTCAACAGGGTCACCAACAGCAGGCACACCACGAGGGACCACACGATGCGGTGGGCTAAGATCTCCACGGCGCCGGCGGCCGCCACGAGAGCGAAGTACAGGGGCAGCACGCCCCACAGCCCGTAGGCGGTGACCCCATACCAGAGGCCTTGGGTTCGCTCGTGGGGCGCGGACTGCATCGATGAACTCACCAGCGCATCATACGCCCTAGTCAGCGTCGGCCGTGCCGGGGTTTCGGTAGGTCTGTACCGTCTGGAGCGGCTTGCCCGTCTGGACCAGTTGGCCGCGCCCCGGGGGCAAGGACCGTGCGCGCACGCTGTTGACCAGCGCGCCCTCGGACCGGTCTCCGGACATGATCAGCGCTGCGGTTCCGGAGTCCTTCAGAGTCGAGAAGAAGGACTCGTACATCCCCCGGCTGGCGCCGCGCACCTTGCGCGTGATGATCACGTTGAAGTTGAGCTCCGCAGCCATGGGCAGGTAGTTCACCAAGCGGCTCATGGGGGAGTTGTTGCCCGCCGTCAGCACGTCGTAATCGTCGGCGAGGACCACGAGCCGGGCCGTGCCCGGCCGTTCCTTCTCCGTCCCACCCGTGGACCGCAGCTCCAGTTCCTTCACCAGCGCCGCGGTCAGCTGCTCGCCGACCGCTGCGCTGCCCGCGTATCCGCCCAAGTAGTCGTCTGGCACGACGTCGTCGAGATCCTTGCGGGGGTCGTACACGGCGAAGAGGAGCTCGTCGGGGCTGTGCTGGTCCACAAACGTGCTGATGAGGTTCCGCAGGACGTTGGACTTTCCGCAGCCCTCGTCTCCCATCACGATCAGATGGCGGTCCTTGGCCGTCATGTCCAGCACGTGATGCCCCAGATCGACCTCCCGCAGACCGATCGGGAAATGCCCCTGTACCGCGGAGGCCGGGGCGTCGCGCTGGGAGATTTCGGCCGGCAGGACGCGTACCTTCATGGCCGTCTCGCTGGTGGCCGCCGCCACCGCCTCCACGAGGTCCCGGAGGCCGTCCGAGAGCGTCTCCGGATTGTCCTCGCCGTCGATGCGCGGCAGGGCCACGTGGCCAATGAGCTTTTTGTCCGAGAGTCCGCGCCCCGGCACATCCGCGTTGACGCCAGCGGCCACCTTGCGGTCAATCGTTGAATCGCCCGGATCGGAGAGGGCCAACTCCACCTTGTTGCCAAAAAAGCCCTGCTGTGCCATGCGGATTTCCCCGCTGCGGTTCAGGGTGGTGACCACGTGGATGCCGTACCCGCCACCGCGCATGATGAGCGTGGTGACGGCATCTTGGATGTCCTCAAAGTCGTCGCTGATTTGCGCGTACCCATCGATGAACAGGAAAACGTCCGCGCTGGGCAACTCGGGCAGGTCCCCGGCGGCGTGCAAGCGCCGCATGGTGGTCAGCGAGTCGATCTGGCGCAGTTCGAACAACTGCTCGCGGTGCAGCAGCATGCCGAGGAGTTCCTCCACGGTGCGCCGCACGACCTCGCGGTTGGTGCGGATCGCGATGCCGCCCACGTGCGGAAGCCCGCCGAGGGGAAGCAGGGACGACCCCAGCAGGTCGAGGCCGTAGATGCCGACCTCGCTGGGCCGGTGGGTAAGCGAGAGCGAAGTGATGATGGTGCGCAACAGGGTGGACCGCCCGGACTGTGGCCCGCCGATCACCATGAGGTTGCCGCCGCCGGAGGCGAAATCGATCTCCCAGACGCCCTGCCAC from Zhihengliuella flava includes the following:
- a CDS encoding sodium-dependent transporter → MSTAPSHRGQKVARETFSSRKLFILSAIGSAVGLGNIWRFPYVAYENGGGAFLIPYLAALLSAGIPLLFLDYAIGHKFRGSAPLAFRRMSRPAEFLGWWQVLMCFVIAVYYAVIIGWAGMYAWYSTTTAWGDDATSFFTGTFLEVGEAGVSMDFVPQVLWPLIAVWVVTIVILVAGVRKGIGRANAVFMPLLIIMFALLVVSSLFLPGASEGLNAFFTPNWEALGDPTVWAAAYGHIFFSLSIAFGIMVTYSSYLKRKTDLTGSGMVVAFSNSAFEILAGIGVFAAIGFMAVAAGTSVEDSAAGGVGLAFMAFPTIISEAPFGAILGVLFFGSLVFAGLTSLTSIVEVIISAVKDKMGWGRRAAALAVTLPLAVVSILLFGTTTGLHVLDIADAFVNQFGILFGAFVTVVIVAWFARKLPVLSDHLNLYGSIKMRKVWIGLVGIVAPIVLGYISYQQFDAFLSEPYGGYPEWMLNTFGWGMAAGLVIVAILLTLIPWSKRSMLHDDSEYEAIKAHEDQLTGQIPVADSAQKEN
- a CDS encoding methionine/alanine import family NSS transporter small subunit, which encodes MTATAIIVMIIALVVVWGGLVAALVNLSKHPEEEDDLPVAVAPENS
- the rarD gene encoding EamA family transporter RarD, with translation MSSSMQSAPHERTQGLWYGVTAYGLWGVLPLYFALVAAAGAVEILAHRIVWSLVVCLLLVTLLKQWRVLGALVRRPRALAWLAAASLLIGVNWLTFAFAVLSGHALEASLGYYINPLLSIALGVLILGEKLSRLQFAAIGAAIAAVLIMAIAYGSVPWVSLLLATTFALYGYAKNRVGRGTTAVASLTVETAVLVVPALITLAVLGSTGQATAFSLGPGHFWLLLGLGVITATPLLFFGAAATRLPLSVVGSLQYIAPTAQFLIALLVFHEPMPPERWAGFALVWVAIGILTVDLFRRRPRSRT